The Tripterygium wilfordii isolate XIE 37 chromosome 17, ASM1340144v1, whole genome shotgun sequence genome has a window encoding:
- the LOC119982501 gene encoding flap endonuclease GEN-like 1 → MGVGGGFWDLLKPYARPEGPDFLRNKRVAVDLSYWIVQHETAIKNYIRNPHLRLTFFRTINLFSKFGAFPIFVLDGTPSPLKSQARVARFFQFSGIDMSSSVATKEGFSVQRNRAFQKFVHQCVELLELFGMPVLKAKGEAEALCAQLNSEGHVDACITADSDAFLFGATCVIKCIRPYSKEAFECYHISDIKIGLGLKREHLIAISLLVGNDHDLNGVQGIGVETALLFVQTYSADEILNRLHEIGNSEDPQFLSVLKSGDDSKPSSDASSPNTKSLHCSFCGHPGSKKNHLKFSCKYCGTSDGCMQKPVGYKCNCVACDKSREEKEKKRRATWQIKVCNKIAMEPGFPNDEILKIYLCNNNGEYCANDGPSISWGSPNTEMLVDFLVFHQHWEPAYIRQRMLPMLSTIYLREIETMPDRTLLCGQYEFDSILRVKMRYGHQVYVVKWKKATPIMGSALYPIPVEDSYIDEGVSIESDESTDLLEDDAPQIHVDAGHCFLLTDENMELVSAAFPVEVDRFLKDKELRESKRRKSSTSPFEGSSRSPKSKGVQLNITEFYRSTKLQLHANAGEGLSKSCEIGDDRTSKEKIKVSSKNISKSVRRRLLF, encoded by the exons ATGGGGGTGGGAGGAGGATTCTGGGATTTGCTTAAACCCTATGCGCGACCTGAAGGACCCGATTTTCTGAGGAATAAACGCGTTGCCGTCGATCTCTCATACTGGATTGTTCAGCACGAGACCGCTATCAAGAACTACATTCGCAACCCGCATCTCAGGCTCACCTTCTTTCGTACAATCAACCTCTTCTCCAAG TTTGGGGCATTTCCAATCTTTGTTCTTGATGGAACCCCATCACCGCTGAAATCTCAGGCAAGGGTAGCTCGGTTTTTCCAGTTTTCGGGCATTGATATGTCAAGTTCGGTGGCCACTAAAGAAGGTTTCTCAGTTCAGAGAAACCGTGCATTTCAGAAATTTGTTCATCAGTGTGTG GAACTGCTTGAACTATTTGGGATGCCTGTTCTAAAAGCTAAAGGGGAGGCTGAAGCATTATGTGCTCAATTAAATAGTGAAGGTCATGTAGATGCTTGCATCACAGCTGACAGTGACGCTTTCCTTTTCGGGGCCACATGTGTGATTAAATGCATCAGGCCTTATTCCaag GAAGCATTTGAATGCTACCATATATCAGATATCAAAATTGGTTTAGGGTTGAAGAGGGAACACTTGATAGCCATCTCTCTTTTGGTCGGGAATGACCATGATCTAAATGGAGTGCAGGGAATTGGGGTTGAGACGGCTCTTCTTTTTGTCCAAACTTACAGTGCAGATGAGATACTAAATag GTTGCATGAAATAGGCAATAGTGAGGATCCCCAATTTTTGAGTGTCCTAAAATCTGGAGATGATTCAAAACCCAGTTCAGATGCGAGCTCACCGAATACAAAATCTTTACATTGTTCATTTTGTGGACATCCAGGCAGTAAAAAGAATCATTTGAAGTTTTCTTGTAAATACTGTGGTACTAGCGATGGTTGCATGCAAAAGCCAGTGGGGTATAAATGTAATTGCGTGGCCTGTGATAAG AGTCGggaagaaaaggagaagaaaaggcgTGCAACTTGGCAGATCAAAGTTTGCAACAAGATTGCAATGGAGCCAGGCTTTCCAAATGATGAGATTCTTAAAATTTATTTGTGTAACAACAATGGAGAATATTGTG CTAATGATGGCCCTTCTATATCATGGGGAAGTCCAAATACTGAGATGCTAGTTGATTTCTTGGTTTTCCATCAGCACTGGGAGCCAGCTTATATTCGGCAGAGAATGCTTCCTATGTTGTCCACAATATATTTGAGAGAAATCGAAACAATGCCTGATAGAACTTTGCTATGTGGTCAATACGAGTTCGATTCTATTTTACGTGTGAAAATGAGATATGGGCATCAAGTGTACGTGGTCAAATGGAAGAAAGCTACCCCCATTATGGGCAGTGCTCTTTATCCTATTCCTGTCGAAGATTCTTATATAGATGAAGGAGTGTCTATAGAATCTGATGAATCCACCGATCTATTGGAGGATGATGCCCCCCAGATTCATGTGGATGCTGGGCACTGCTTTTTGTTGACAGATGAAAATATGGAGCTTGTTAGTGCTGCTTTTCCAGTAGAAGTTGACAGATTTTTGAAGGATAAG GAACTTAGAGAATCAAAAAGAAGGAAGAGTTCAACCTCACCATTTGAAGGGTCTAGTAGATCACCAAAGTCTAAAGGTGTTCAACTTAATATTACTGAATTTTACCGCTCTACCAAATTACAACTTCATGCAAACGCTGGAGAAGGTTTATCCAAGAGTTGTGAAATTGGGGATGACAGGacgtcaaaagaaaaaataaaggtCTCAAGTAAAAACATTTCAAAGTCTGTAAGGCGACGCCTTTTGTTTTAG
- the LOC119982502 gene encoding two-component response regulator ARR14-like, translating to MKYEEPFPDENTDDDAPSPVGVRVLLVDGDFTCLAITSEMLHTLGYKVITAKRAADALCIVRAKENELDLILTESKLPDMDKYKFLETIEQISNLPIVIMSADSGNNAILGGFLKGAAFYLVKPLVMKDVKNIWQFAYMSKREKKMMVKEVGSFKYDDESGDDLECVRNTENQDSLLGKRKEPEEMNKEDVEDDSGFEKKKRKLVWTHELHEKFLQAVKVLGVDYAHPKKIVELMNVQGLKKEQVSSHLQKYRLSLKKWHHAKQNTMRVDSAESSSSRYPLSTSNLQGGFLKLFKPQCRTPTYQPEFRSYFQENIKAPMSIPSHGSICLSNRVGPNPNWVSNFIYGQSTLQNRQPHISRPHQFEFEIAATGESSGFDQMGNYISEEFLKGSMPLCNVGSFSSATDRPTLFNNQQGQFLSQQSSSVLPPQPQEQEEFKGHRREVDELLGLVNESSLFSLDGDLINL from the exons ATGAAATATGAGGAGCCCTTTCCTGATGAAAATACTGACGATGACGCCCCATCACCCGTGGGTGTAAGGGTTTTGCTTGTGGATGGTGATTTTACATGTCTCGCAATTACGTCAGAAATGCTTCACACACTGGGATATAAGG TAATAACTGCCAAACGAGCTGCTGATGCTTTGTGCATCGTGCGAGCAAAGGAAAATGAGCTCGACCTCATTCTCACTGAGAGTAAATTGCCTGATATGGATAAGTATAAGTTTCTTGAGACAATTGAACAGATCTCCAATTTGCCAATTGTCA TTATGTCAGCTGATAGTGGTAACAATGCCATATTAGGAGGCTTCTTGAAAGGGGCAGCCTTTTATCTTGTGAAACCACTTGTGATGAAAGATGTAAAAAACATCTGGCAGTTTGCATATATGagtaaaagagaaaagaagatgATGGTAAAAGAAGTTGGCAGCTTCAAGTATGACGATGAATCAGGTGACGATCTTGAATGTGTCAGGAATACAGAAAATCAGGATTCTCTATTGGGCAAACGAAAAGAGCCTGAAGAGATGAATAAAGAGGATGTAGAAGATGATTCGGGttttgagaagaagaagaggaagttaGTTTGGACACATGAGCTACATGAAAAATTCTTGCAAGCTGTCAAAGTACTAGGTGTTGATT ATGCTCATCCAAAGAAAATTGTGGAGCTTATGAATGTCCAAGGACTAAAGAAAGAACAAGTATCAAGCCATTTACAG AAATATCGGCTCTCATTGAAAAAATGGCATCATGCTAAACAAAACACCATGAGGGTTGATTCTGCTGAATCAAGTTCATCGCGTTATCCTTTATCAACAAGCAATCTTCAAGGTGGATTCTTAAAATTATTTAAGCCACAATGCAGGACACCAACATATCAACCAGAATTCAGAAGTTATTTTCAGGAGAATATCAAAGCTCCAATGTCTATACCTTCTCATGGTTCCATCTGTCTCTCCAACCGTGTGGGCCCAAACCCTAATTGGGTGTCAAATTTTATTTATGGACAGTCAACTCTACAAAACCGTCAACCACATATTTCTCGTCCCCATCAGTTTGAATTTGAGATTGCTGCTACAGGGGAGTCATCTGGCTTTGACCAAATGGGAAATTATATTTCTGAAGAATTTCTCAAGGGATCAATGCCACTATGTAACGTGGGCAGTTTCTCAAGTGCTACCGATCGCCCGACATTGTTTAACAATCAACAGGGACAATTTCTCTCGCAACAATCATCATCAGTGCTGCCACCACAACCACAGGAACAAGAGGAATTCAAGGGTCATAGAAGGGAAGTTGATGAGTTGCTAGGGCTAGTGAACGAGTCTTCCTTATTTTCACTTGATGGGGATTTAATTAATCTCTAG